Proteins encoded in a region of the Dorea longicatena genome:
- a CDS encoding D-alanyl-D-alanine carboxypeptidase family protein, with amino-acid sequence MSFVLFLQPAYAVPSEENQPENSQENNTENEKRQQEQISAPSAILMEASTGQIIYEKNPDEKLPPASVTKVMTLLLIFDALDSGQIKLGDEVTTSEYAASMGGSQVFLEPGETQTVDTLIKCISVASANDACVTMAEYICGNEEEFVTKMNKRAKDLGMKNTHFVNCNGLDADGHLTTARDIALMSKELITTYPQIFDYCNIWMENIIHKTQKGESEFGLTNTNKLIRQYEYATGLKTGSTSKAKFCVSATGRKDDIDLIAVIMAADDSKARVRDAITLLNYGFGKCQKYTEKKQKKISPVEVRGGREKQVKVRQQGAFTYVDTTGADLTKIENKTRKDKNVKAPLKKGEKVGETMYYLNGKRIGSIDIITTEEIEKQNYRSALENVLEEYVL; translated from the coding sequence ATGTCTTTTGTACTCTTTTTACAACCTGCATATGCAGTTCCGTCGGAAGAGAATCAACCGGAAAATTCACAAGAAAATAATACAGAGAATGAGAAAAGACAACAAGAGCAGATCAGTGCACCGTCGGCAATCCTGATGGAAGCATCAACAGGACAGATCATATATGAAAAAAATCCGGATGAGAAATTACCGCCTGCAAGTGTAACAAAAGTTATGACATTGTTGTTAATATTCGATGCACTGGACAGTGGGCAGATCAAGCTTGGGGATGAAGTGACAACATCTGAATATGCAGCATCTATGGGTGGCTCACAGGTATTTCTGGAGCCTGGGGAGACACAGACGGTAGATACACTGATCAAATGCATCTCTGTGGCAAGTGCGAATGATGCATGTGTGACGATGGCCGAATACATCTGCGGAAACGAAGAAGAATTTGTTACAAAGATGAACAAACGGGCAAAGGATCTTGGCATGAAGAATACACATTTTGTAAATTGCAACGGTCTGGATGCAGACGGTCATCTGACAACGGCAAGAGATATTGCATTGATGTCAAAAGAACTGATCACTACATATCCTCAAATCTTTGATTACTGTAACATCTGGATGGAGAATATCATACATAAAACCCAAAAGGGCGAATCAGAATTCGGACTTACGAATACAAACAAACTGATCCGTCAGTATGAGTATGCAACCGGGTTAAAGACTGGCTCTACCAGTAAAGCCAAATTCTGTGTATCCGCAACCGGAAGAAAAGATGATATTGATCTGATCGCCGTGATCATGGCAGCAGATGACAGCAAAGCCAGAGTCAGAGACGCGATTACTTTATTGAATTATGGTTTCGGCAAATGTCAGAAATACACAGAAAAGAAACAAAAGAAGATATCACCGGTTGAAGTCAGGGGGGGCAGAGAAAAACAGGTAAAGGTACGCCAGCAAGGTGCATTCACCTATGTAGACACCACAGGTGCAGATTTGACTAAGATAGAAAATAAAACCAGAAAAGATAAGAATGTAAAAGCACCATTAAAAAAAGGTGAAAAAGTGGGTGAAACAATGTATTACCTGAACGGTAAAAGAATCGGATCCATAGACATCATCACGACAGAAGAAATCGAGAAACAAAATTATAGAAGCGCATTAGAGAATGTGCTGGAAGAGTATGTACTTTAA
- a CDS encoding peptidoglycan D,D-transpeptidase FtsI family protein: MTRKERKEAKKREKKRLKAKRARNKEFARVTYVFVGLFLVLLGYIGYFQVKESQDIIRSPYNARQNSNAKRVTRGMIVDKNGNVLAKTDTAADGSETREYPYGNAFAHVVGYNVQGKSGIESLGNYDLLTSDENFLIKLKNEFQDKKNMGNTVVTTLDADLQEAAYQALGDKKGAVVAMEPKTGKILAMVSKPDFDPNAVEENWNSLSSDTNSVLLNRATQGQYAPGSTFKVVTLLEFMRENPDYSSYSYNCTGSIENSGIKIHCYNGHVHGQVNLQDSLAYSCNTSFSNIGLSLDPSKFKKTAEEVLFDSKLPSDLPYSKSSFTLDGSAGNGTKMMTAMGQGETQVSPYHMALITSAIANGGKLMKPYLVDKVTNASGAVMKETDQEEYKQLMTEEEASQIKEYMKSVVDYGTASVLSGQSYTAAGKTGTAEYSSDKEKDHSWFIGMSNVEDPELVVSVIIESSDGTAKAVNVAKEIFDSYYR; the protein is encoded by the coding sequence ATGACCCGCAAAGAGCGAAAAGAAGCCAAAAAGCGCGAAAAGAAGCGGCTCAAGGCAAAGCGCGCAAGAAACAAAGAATTCGCTAGAGTTACTTATGTGTTTGTGGGACTGTTTCTGGTGCTACTTGGATATATCGGATATTTTCAGGTGAAAGAGAGTCAGGATATCATACGCAGTCCATATAATGCGAGACAGAATTCCAATGCAAAGCGCGTGACCAGAGGAATGATCGTAGACAAGAATGGAAATGTGCTTGCGAAGACAGATACGGCTGCAGATGGAAGTGAGACAAGAGAGTATCCATACGGAAACGCATTTGCACATGTAGTTGGTTACAATGTGCAGGGAAAATCAGGAATCGAATCGTTGGGAAATTATGATCTTCTGACATCGGATGAGAATTTTCTGATTAAGCTTAAGAATGAATTCCAGGATAAAAAGAATATGGGAAACACGGTTGTGACTACATTGGATGCGGATCTTCAGGAAGCAGCATATCAGGCACTGGGAGATAAAAAAGGTGCGGTCGTAGCTATGGAACCAAAGACAGGAAAGATCCTTGCCATGGTATCCAAGCCGGATTTCGATCCGAATGCAGTGGAAGAGAACTGGAACAGCTTAAGTTCAGATACGAACAGTGTGCTGCTGAATCGTGCGACGCAGGGACAGTATGCACCGGGATCAACATTTAAAGTTGTAACACTTCTGGAATTTATGCGGGAGAATCCGGATTACAGCTCTTATTCTTATAACTGTACGGGTTCGATCGAGAACAGCGGAATTAAGATTCATTGTTATAATGGACATGTTCACGGACAGGTAAATCTGCAGGACAGTCTGGCATATTCGTGTAATACATCATTTTCTAATATTGGTCTTTCGTTAGACCCGTCGAAGTTTAAAAAGACGGCAGAGGAAGTTCTGTTTGATTCTAAACTGCCTTCGGATCTTCCATACAGTAAGAGCAGCTTCACACTGGACGGTTCAGCCGGGAATGGCACGAAGATGATGACGGCAATGGGACAGGGAGAGACGCAAGTGAGTCCGTATCATATGGCGTTGATTACATCTGCAATCGCAAATGGAGGAAAGCTGATGAAACCGTATCTGGTTGACAAGGTAACGAATGCATCGGGTGCAGTTATGAAAGAGACGGATCAGGAAGAGTATAAGCAGCTTATGACCGAAGAAGAAGCGTCTCAGATCAAAGAGTATATGAAGAGTGTAGTAGATTACGGTACGGCATCTGTATTAAGTGGACAGAGTTATACGGCGGCAGGAAAGACAGGTACCGCAGAATACAGTTCGGATAAAGAAAAAGATCACTCCTGGTTCATTGGAATGTCGAATGTAGAAGATCCGGAACTGGTTGTCAGCGTGATTATTGAATCTTCGGATGGAACTGCTAAAGCGGTAAATGTTGCAAAAGAGATTTTTGATTCGTATTATCGTTAG
- a CDS encoding aminopeptidase P family N-terminal domain-containing protein yields the protein MNIPERISALRALMEERGYDVYMVPTDDFHQSEYVGDHFKVREYITGFTGSAGTAVFTKDEAGLWTDGRYFLQADQQLAGTGVKLYKMGEPGVPTVEEFIASALPEGGTLGFDGRVVAIEEGAALEEAVASKDAKINYSEDLVGEVWADRPALSEKPAFALGEEYTGESTESKLARVREAMKKAGADVHVIAALDDVCWITNLRGDDVDFFPLLLSYAVITMDEMKLYIDERKLNDDMKADLAKNNITIHPYNAIYEDIKNLDTASTVLVDPNRLNYALFNNIPGGTKVVQQVNPTIAMKAKKNDVEIRNIINAHKKDAVAMTKWMYWLKTNIGKIEITELSAAAKLETLRKEQEGYLWQSFEPICASAEHAAIVHYEPTPETDVPLTQNGLFLTDTGGGYLEGSTDISRTFAFGELTQQMKEDFTTVLQCNFNLAHAVFLEGTTGYNLDVLARMPAWRRGINFNHGTGHDVGYLMNIHEASCGFRCAIREKEQAPLMAGLVITDEPGIYIEGSHGVRTENELLVRKGPKNEYGQFLYFEPITYVPIDLDAIIPEMLTDQEREQLNEYHKKVYEIVAPHLNDEEREWLKEYTRAI from the coding sequence ATGAATATACCAGAACGAATCTCCGCTCTTCGCGCATTAATGGAAGAACGAGGATATGACGTCTACATGGTTCCTACCGATGATTTTCATCAGAGTGAATATGTCGGCGATCATTTTAAAGTAAGAGAATATATCACAGGATTTACAGGTTCTGCCGGAACTGCTGTCTTCACAAAGGATGAAGCAGGCCTCTGGACTGACGGAAGATATTTTCTTCAGGCTGACCAGCAGTTAGCCGGAACAGGCGTAAAGCTCTATAAGATGGGCGAGCCTGGCGTTCCTACAGTAGAAGAATTTATTGCTTCTGCATTACCTGAAGGTGGTACACTCGGATTCGACGGACGTGTCGTTGCCATCGAAGAGGGAGCTGCACTGGAAGAAGCCGTTGCTTCTAAAGATGCCAAGATCAACTATTCCGAAGATCTTGTCGGAGAAGTATGGGCAGACCGTCCTGCGCTTTCTGAAAAGCCGGCTTTCGCACTCGGCGAAGAATACACAGGTGAAAGTACAGAGAGCAAACTTGCACGTGTCCGTGAGGCTATGAAAAAGGCAGGTGCCGATGTACATGTTATCGCTGCACTTGACGATGTATGCTGGATCACGAATTTACGTGGAGATGATGTAGATTTCTTCCCATTATTACTTTCTTATGCAGTCATCACAATGGACGAAATGAAGCTTTACATCGATGAACGCAAATTAAATGACGATATGAAAGCTGATCTTGCAAAGAACAACATCACCATCCATCCGTATAATGCAATCTATGAGGACATCAAGAACTTAGACACCGCATCTACGGTTCTGGTAGACCCGAACCGTCTGAACTATGCACTGTTCAACAACATTCCTGGCGGCACAAAGGTTGTTCAGCAGGTGAACCCGACGATTGCAATGAAGGCAAAGAAAAATGATGTCGAGATCAGAAACATCATCAACGCCCATAAAAAAGATGCCGTAGCCATGACAAAATGGATGTACTGGCTGAAGACAAATATCGGCAAGATCGAGATCACAGAGCTCAGTGCTGCTGCCAAACTGGAAACATTGCGTAAAGAACAGGAAGGTTACTTATGGCAGAGCTTTGAACCAATCTGCGCTTCCGCTGAGCATGCTGCGATCGTTCACTATGAACCGACTCCGGAGACAGATGTTCCTCTGACACAGAACGGATTATTCCTGACCGATACAGGCGGAGGATACTTAGAAGGTTCTACCGATATCAGCCGTACTTTTGCATTTGGTGAACTCACACAGCAGATGAAAGAAGATTTCACAACTGTATTACAGTGTAACTTCAATCTTGCACATGCCGTATTCCTTGAGGGAACAACCGGATACAACCTGGATGTCCTGGCAAGAATGCCTGCATGGAGACGCGGCATCAACTTTAACCACGGTACCGGACATGATGTCGGATATCTGATGAACATCCACGAAGCTTCCTGCGGATTCCGCTGCGCAATCCGTGAAAAAGAGCAGGCTCCTCTGATGGCCGGACTTGTCATCACAGACGAACCTGGTATCTATATCGAAGGCAGCCACGGAGTCCGTACAGAGAACGAACTTCTGGTAAGAAAAGGTCCTAAGAATGAATATGGACAGTTCCTGTACTTTGAACCTATCACTTATGTTCCGATCGATCTGGATGCAATCATTCCAGAGATGCTGACAGATCAGGAACGCGAGCAGTTAAACGAGTATCATAAGAAAGTTTATGAGATTGTTGCTCCGCATCTTAATGATGAAGAACGTGAGTGGTTGAAGGAGTATACTCGGGCTATTTAA
- a CDS encoding Asp23/Gls24 family envelope stress response protein codes for MKGCMSTDLGIITIDPEVIAKYAGTVAVECFGIVGMAAVNMKDGLVHLLKKESLTRGIHVNISDDNHISIDFHIIVAYGVSISAVTDNLISDVKYRVEEFSGMQVDKINVYIEGVRVID; via the coding sequence ATGAAAGGATGTATGAGTACAGATTTAGGAATTATTACGATCGATCCTGAAGTAATTGCAAAATATGCAGGAACAGTAGCTGTAGAATGCTTTGGTATAGTAGGAATGGCAGCTGTGAATATGAAAGATGGACTGGTTCATCTGTTAAAGAAGGAAAGCCTGACAAGAGGAATCCATGTAAATATAAGTGATGATAACCATATCAGTATTGACTTCCACATTATTGTGGCATACGGCGTAAGTATTTCCGCTGTAACAGACAATCTGATCAGTGATGTAAAATACAGAGTGGAAGAATTCTCCGGTATGCAGGTAGATAAGATCAACGTCTATATTGAAGGCGTCAGAGTCATTGATTAG
- a CDS encoding GerW family sporulation protein, translating into MAENNFKGTVEALFHGMDAVVSSKTVVGDAIHIGDTIILPLVDVSFAVGAGAFNADKKEKGAGGIGGKMTPSAVLVIQNGHTKLVNIKNQDTITKLLDMVPDVMDRFTSRKEDNVTEDDVNKILDEAEK; encoded by the coding sequence ATGGCTGAAAATAATTTTAAGGGAACCGTAGAGGCGCTGTTCCATGGGATGGACGCAGTTGTGTCATCCAAGACGGTAGTAGGAGATGCAATCCATATCGGAGATACGATCATCTTACCGCTGGTGGATGTGTCATTTGCGGTAGGTGCGGGCGCGTTCAATGCAGATAAGAAAGAAAAAGGTGCCGGAGGTATCGGTGGAAAGATGACACCAAGTGCAGTGCTGGTGATTCAAAATGGTCACACCAAGCTTGTGAATATCAAGAATCAGGATACGATCACTAAGCTTTTGGATATGGTTCCGGATGTGATGGATCGTTTCACATCCAGAAAAGAAGACAATGTTACAGAAGACGATGTGAATAAGATCCTGGACGAAGCAGAAAAATAA
- a CDS encoding alpha/beta-type small acid-soluble spore protein, with product MANRSSNKAAVPEAKGALDKFKYEVASELGVPLSDGYNGDLTSRQNGSVGGYMVKKMIEQQEKQMAGK from the coding sequence ATGGCAAATCGTTCATCAAACAAAGCAGCCGTACCTGAGGCAAAGGGTGCATTAGACAAATTCAAGTATGAGGTAGCAAGCGAACTTGGAGTTCCGTTATCAGACGGCTACAACGGAGACCTGACATCAAGACAAAACGGATCTGTCGGCGGTTATATGGTTAAGAAAATGATTGAACAGCAGGAAAAACAGATGGCAGGCAAATAG
- a CDS encoding type II toxin-antitoxin system HicB family antitoxin produces MKFIYPAVFHKTEEGHYKGYFPDLECCYGEGETLDEAIESANEAARDWITLELSEDEPMIPYVSDIEDIEVKDGEIVRNISMNIRFYEGWDE; encoded by the coding sequence ATGAAATTTATATACCCTGCAGTATTTCACAAAACCGAGGAAGGACATTATAAAGGATATTTCCCGGATCTGGAATGTTGTTATGGAGAAGGTGAGACTCTGGATGAAGCCATTGAAAGTGCCAATGAAGCGGCACGTGACTGGATCACACTGGAACTTTCCGAAGATGAACCGATGATCCCATACGTATCTGATATTGAAGATATCGAAGTAAAAGACGGTGAGATCGTCCGCAATATCTCCATGAACATCCGCTTCTACGAAGGCTGGGACGAATAA
- the rpmB gene encoding 50S ribosomal protein L28 yields MAKCAICEKGAHFGNNVSHSHRKSPKMWKSNVKSVRVKTENGATKKMYVCTSCLKSGKVERA; encoded by the coding sequence ATGGCAAAATGTGCTATTTGTGAAAAGGGTGCTCACTTTGGAAACAATGTCAGCCACTCTCATAGAAAATCACCAAAGATGTGGAAATCAAATGTAAAATCTGTTCGCGTGAAAACAGAAAACGGAGCTACAAAGAAGATGTATGTTTGTACTTCTTGTTTGAAATCAGGAAAAGTTGAGCGTGCATAA
- the recG gene encoding ATP-dependent DNA helicase RecG: protein MIEKTDIGDLKGIGEKTKKLFEKINVHTVGDLIRYYPHGYDVYEEAVPISELEEDKIQTVTGAIYGRVQVSGNSRMQVTTLHVKDLTGTLKVIWFRMPFLRNTLSGGGVITLRGRVVRKKTGDLVMEHPEMFYPSAKYEEKLHTLQPVYGLTAGLSNNMVMKAMKQALDGLDLTREILPDSLRLKYGLAEYNYAVRGIHFPEDKEVFYHARERLVFEEFLEFILSIRRLKEKNERLDNNYPMQSRPEVQKFLENLPFELTGAQQKVWKEIEKDLGSDKTMSRLVQGDVGSGKTIVAVLALMNAAFNGYQGAMMAPTEVLARQHYENITKMFEDYDIPIKVELLTGSMTAKEKRRAYDRIECGLAKIIIGTHALIQGAVSYDNLGLVITDEQHRFGVKQRETFALKGGEPHVLVMSATPIPRTLAIILYGDLDISVIDELPANRLPIKNCVVDTGYRNKAYNFMKKQIAEGRQCYVICPMVEESETMEAENVTDYTVALQEEMGDQIQVACLHGKMKQAQKDDIMDRFGRNEIQILVSTTVIEVGIDVSNATVMMIENAERFGLAQLHQLRGRVGRGKYQSYCIFMSASKSKETKERLDILNHSNDGFKIASEDLRLRGPGDLFGIRQSGLMNFKLGDIYQDAKILQMANEAADQLTEEDEEWIRKLPNYENAAGVVI, encoded by the coding sequence ATGATAGAAAAGACAGACATCGGAGATTTAAAAGGAATCGGAGAGAAGACGAAGAAGCTTTTTGAAAAGATTAATGTTCATACAGTAGGCGACCTGATCCGCTATTATCCGCATGGATACGATGTATATGAGGAAGCAGTACCCATCAGTGAGCTGGAGGAGGATAAGATTCAGACAGTTACCGGTGCGATCTATGGACGTGTACAGGTATCCGGAAACAGCCGGATGCAGGTAACGACACTTCATGTAAAAGATCTTACCGGAACGTTAAAAGTAATCTGGTTCCGTATGCCCTTCCTTAGAAATACGTTATCCGGCGGAGGCGTGATCACACTGCGTGGAAGAGTCGTCCGTAAGAAAACAGGCGATCTGGTCATGGAACATCCGGAGATGTTCTATCCTTCTGCAAAATACGAAGAGAAGCTGCATACATTACAGCCTGTATATGGTCTGACGGCCGGATTATCCAACAACATGGTTATGAAGGCCATGAAGCAGGCACTGGATGGTCTGGATCTTACAAGAGAGATCCTGCCGGATTCACTGCGTTTGAAATATGGTCTGGCAGAATACAATTATGCGGTGAGAGGAATACATTTTCCTGAAGATAAGGAAGTCTTTTATCATGCAAGAGAGCGCCTGGTATTCGAAGAATTTCTGGAATTCATTTTGTCGATCCGAAGACTAAAGGAGAAAAATGAACGTCTGGACAATAATTATCCGATGCAGTCCCGGCCGGAGGTACAGAAATTTCTGGAAAATCTGCCTTTTGAACTGACCGGTGCACAGCAAAAAGTCTGGAAAGAGATTGAGAAAGATCTTGGTTCGGACAAGACAATGTCAAGACTGGTACAGGGGGATGTCGGTTCCGGTAAGACGATCGTTGCGGTACTTGCGCTGATGAATGCGGCATTCAATGGTTATCAGGGGGCAATGATGGCACCGACAGAGGTGCTTGCAAGGCAGCATTATGAGAATATAACGAAGATGTTCGAAGATTATGATATCCCGATCAAGGTTGAACTGCTTACGGGTTCTATGACAGCGAAAGAAAAACGGCGTGCATATGACCGGATTGAATGCGGACTGGCGAAAATTATTATCGGAACGCATGCATTGATCCAGGGGGCTGTAAGCTATGATAACCTCGGGCTTGTCATAACTGATGAACAACACAGATTTGGAGTAAAACAGCGGGAAACATTTGCATTAAAGGGTGGAGAACCTCACGTATTGGTTATGAGTGCGACGCCGATCCCAAGAACGCTTGCGATTATTTTATATGGTGATCTGGATATATCAGTGATTGACGAACTTCCGGCGAACCGTCTTCCGATTAAAAACTGTGTGGTAGATACCGGATATCGCAATAAAGCCTATAATTTCATGAAAAAACAGATCGCAGAAGGACGCCAGTGCTATGTGATCTGTCCGATGGTAGAAGAAAGCGAGACAATGGAAGCTGAAAATGTAACGGATTATACAGTAGCACTTCAAGAAGAGATGGGTGATCAGATCCAGGTGGCCTGTCTGCATGGAAAGATGAAGCAGGCACAGAAAGACGATATTATGGACCGGTTCGGAAGAAATGAGATTCAGATTCTGGTGTCAACCACAGTTATCGAAGTTGGAATCGACGTGTCAAATGCAACCGTCATGATGATCGAAAATGCCGAACGATTTGGTCTGGCGCAGCTTCATCAGTTAAGGGGACGTGTGGGACGTGGAAAATATCAGTCTTACTGTATCTTCATGAGTGCCTCAAAATCAAAGGAAACGAAAGAACGGCTGGATATTCTAAATCACTCAAATGATGGATTCAAGATTGCAAGCGAGGATTTAAGACTACGTGGTCCCGGAGACCTTTTTGGCATCCGCCAGAGCGGACTTATGAATTTTAAGCTTGGAGATATCTATCAGGATGCGAAGATCCTTCAAATGGCAAATGAGGCCGCAGATCAGCTTACGGAAGAAGATGAAGAATGGATCAGAAAACTGCCGAATTATGAGAATGCGGCAGGAGTTGTGATATAA
- a CDS encoding DUF2953 domain-containing protein: MVLHILLIILKIIGIIIAVLLGLILLLLVILLCVPVRYRMEASMPGEIKESTVRGRVTWLLRLIRIDASFEEQELKWRVRIAWKSFGSEPKKEVTHGEENTDREETRKEQRVESSRGLPKVEKESAEEKTIVESGQAASKDMEERSGKKTEKSPESILQKTHERPEKVQPEKNSEKPEKTDKIEKKEEKTGRFEKIKCTIVKFCDKIKHTVGHAEEKLESLSEKKDKIIKELEDPVHQKAFSKAKKETGKLLKRWKPKVIKGTVRFGFEDPCHTGQALAAFSIIYPFIGEFLSIEPNFERRILKGDVKVRGGFRMVPLVCFLWNLVWCREIRKTYHDIREFQL; encoded by the coding sequence ATGGTGTTACATATTCTTTTGATCATTTTAAAAATAATAGGGATCATAATTGCGGTGCTTCTCGGACTGATACTTTTACTTCTGGTGATTCTTTTGTGTGTTCCGGTCAGATACCGCATGGAGGCGTCGATGCCCGGCGAGATAAAAGAAAGTACCGTACGCGGGCGCGTGACGTGGCTTTTGCGCCTGATACGGATAGATGCATCCTTTGAAGAACAGGAACTAAAATGGCGTGTAAGAATTGCATGGAAATCTTTTGGAAGTGAACCTAAAAAGGAGGTAACTCATGGAGAAGAAAATACAGATCGGGAAGAGACTCGGAAAGAACAGAGAGTGGAAAGCAGTCGCGGACTACCGAAAGTGGAAAAAGAGTCTGCAGAAGAAAAAACAATTGTGGAAAGCGGCCAGGCAGCTTCGAAGGATATGGAAGAAAGGTCCGGAAAAAAGACTGAAAAAAGCCCAGAAAGCATTTTGCAAAAAACTCATGAGAGACCTGAAAAAGTTCAACCGGAAAAAAACAGTGAAAAACCGGAGAAGACGGATAAGATAGAAAAAAAGGAAGAAAAAACCGGAAGATTTGAGAAGATCAAATGTACAATTGTAAAGTTCTGTGATAAGATAAAGCATACAGTCGGACATGCGGAAGAAAAGCTGGAGAGTTTGTCGGAAAAGAAAGATAAGATCATAAAAGAACTGGAAGATCCGGTACATCAGAAAGCTTTTTCAAAGGCCAAAAAAGAAACAGGGAAACTGCTGAAACGCTGGAAACCAAAAGTGATAAAAGGTACCGTTCGTTTTGGATTCGAGGATCCATGCCATACAGGGCAGGCGCTTGCAGCTTTCAGTATAATCTACCCATTTATCGGAGAATTTTTATCGATAGAACCGAATTTTGAAAGAAGGATCCTGAAAGGGGATGTAAAGGTCCGCGGAGGATTCCGCATGGTGCCTCTGGTTTGTTTCCTGTGGAATCTGGTGTGGTGCAGGGAAATCCGAAAGACTTACCATGATATCCGGGAGTTTCAATTATAA
- a CDS encoding DAK2 domain-containing protein — translation MATKTINVDVLAKMFLAGAQNIEAKKDYINELNVFPVPDGDTGTNMSMTIMSAAKEVTALNKPAMKDLAKAISSGSLRGARGNSGVILSQLLRGFTKAIKEEKEIDVLALAAACQRARDTAYKAVMKPKEGTILTVASGIATKAAEMAEETDDLEVFIPAVIEHAQDVLNQTPEMLPVLKEAGVVDSGGQGLLEVIKGAYDAFLGKEIDYSVIEPSTGVTVNKVNAEDTADIKFGYCTEFIILTEKEFTEDDEREFKKFLSSIGDSIVCVADDDVVKIHVHTNDPGLAIQKALTYGQLSKMKIDNMREEHQEKLIRDAEKLAEQQANEEAAHEEKKPAEPRKAMGFIAVSIGAGMNEIFKELGADYIIEGGQTMNPSTEDMLNAIDRVNADTVFILPNNKNIVLAANQAKSLVEEKEIIVIPTKTVPQGITAIINFMPDADAKTNEEAMLEEIKNVKTGQVTYAVRDTHIDDKEIHEGDIMGIGDSGILAVGKDLEETTKELIANLVDEDSELISIYYGEEVSEEDAEKFTEEITELYPDVDVDIQFGGQPIYYYVLAVE, via the coding sequence GTGGCTACGAAAACGATTAATGTGGACGTACTTGCAAAGATGTTTCTTGCAGGTGCTCAGAACATTGAAGCGAAAAAAGATTATATTAACGAATTAAATGTATTCCCGGTGCCGGATGGTGATACGGGAACCAATATGTCTATGACGATTATGTCAGCGGCAAAAGAAGTAACAGCATTAAACAAACCGGCTATGAAAGATCTTGCAAAGGCGATTTCTTCAGGATCTCTGCGTGGTGCAAGAGGTAACTCCGGGGTTATCCTTTCACAGCTTTTAAGAGGATTTACAAAAGCAATCAAAGAAGAAAAAGAGATTGATGTACTTGCACTTGCAGCAGCATGCCAGAGAGCAAGAGATACAGCTTACAAGGCCGTTATGAAGCCGAAAGAGGGAACAATTCTTACTGTTGCCAGTGGAATTGCGACAAAGGCAGCAGAGATGGCAGAAGAAACAGATGATCTGGAAGTGTTTATCCCGGCTGTTATTGAGCATGCACAGGATGTATTGAACCAGACACCGGAGATGCTTCCGGTATTAAAAGAAGCAGGTGTAGTAGATTCCGGTGGACAGGGACTTCTGGAAGTGATCAAAGGAGCATATGATGCATTCCTTGGTAAAGAGATTGATTACAGTGTAATTGAACCAAGCACAGGTGTAACGGTAAATAAAGTAAATGCAGAAGATACCGCAGATATCAAATTCGGTTATTGTACAGAATTTATCATTCTGACAGAGAAAGAATTTACGGAGGACGATGAGCGTGAATTCAAGAAATTCTTAAGTTCTATCGGAGATTCTATCGTATGTGTTGCAGATGATGATGTGGTCAAGATTCATGTACACACGAATGATCCGGGACTTGCGATCCAGAAAGCACTTACTTATGGACAGCTTTCCAAGATGAAGATTGATAATATGCGTGAAGAACATCAGGAGAAGCTGATCCGTGATGCAGAGAAACTTGCCGAACAGCAGGCAAATGAAGAAGCAGCACACGAAGAAAAGAAGCCTGCAGAGCCGAGAAAGGCGATGGGATTTATCGCAGTTTCTATCGGAGCAGGTATGAATGAGATATTCAAAGAACTGGGAGCAGATTATATCATCGAAGGTGGACAGACCATGAACCCTAGTACAGAGGACATGTTAAATGCCATCGATCGGGTAAATGCTGACACTGTATTTATTCTCCCGAATAATAAGAATATTGTACTGGCAGCGAACCAGGCAAAATCACTGGTAGAAGAAAAAGAGATTATTGTAATCCCTACAAAGACAGTTCCACAGGGAATTACAGCAATCATTAATTTCATGCCGGACGCAGATGCCAAGACAAATGAAGAGGCAATGCTGGAAGAGATCAAGAATGTAAAGACCGGACAGGTAACATACGCAGTCAGAGATACACACATTGATGATAAAGAAATCCATGAAGGAGATATCATGGGTATCGGTGACAGCGGAATTCTTGCAGTTGGAAAAGATCTGGAAGAGACTACAAAAGAATTGATCGCTAATCTGGTAGATGAAGATTCAGAACTGATCAGTATCTATTATGGTGAAGAAGTATCAGAAGAAGATGCTGAGAAATTTACAGAAGAGATCACAGAACTGTATCCGGATGTAGATGTGGATATTCAGTTTGGCGGACAGCCGATCTATTATTATGTTCTTGCTGTAGAGTAA